One Caretta caretta isolate rCarCar2 chromosome 6, rCarCar1.hap1, whole genome shotgun sequence genomic region harbors:
- the LOC142072632 gene encoding uncharacterized protein LOC142072632 — translation MQSSSAQVTMMESQNRKRAPAWTEREVRDLIAVWGEESVLSELRSSFQNAKTFLKISQGMKDRGHNRDPKQCRVKLKELRQAYQKTREANSRSGSEPQTCRFYDELHAILGGSATTTPAVLFDSFNGDGGNTEVGFGDEEDDDEEVVDSSQQASGETGFPDSQELFLTLDLEPVPPEPTQGCLLDSAGGEGTSAACVSMITGSSPSQRLVKLRKKKKRTRDEMFSELMLSSHTDRAQTNAWRQIMSECRKAQNDREERWRAEESKWRAEESKWRAEDRAEAQRWRQRDERRQDSMLRLLQDQTSMLQCMVELQQRQLEHRLPLQPLCNQPPSSPSSIASTPRRPRTRWGGLRPTSHSTTEDCPKKRRLSFNKF, via the exons atgcagagctcatcagcacaggtgaccatgatggagtcccagaatcgcaaaagagctccagcatggaccgaacgggaggtacgggatctgatcgctgtttggggagaggaatccgtgctatcagaactccgttccagttttcaaaatgccaaaacctttctgaaaatctcccagggcatgaaggacagaggccataacagggacccgaagcagtgccgcgtgaaactgaaggagctgaggcaagcctaccagaaaaccagagaggcgaacagccgctctgggtcagagccccaaacatgccgcttctatgatgagctgcatgccattttagggggttcagccaccactaccccagccgtgttgtttgactccttcaatggagatggaggcaatacggaagtaggttttggggacgaagaagatgatgatgaggaggttgtagatagctcacagcaagcaagcggagaaaccggttttcccgacagccaggaactgtttctcaccctagacctggagccagtaccccccgaacccacccaaggctgcctcctggactcagcaggcggagaagggacctctg ctgcatgtgtttcaatgataacaggatcttctccttcccagaggctagtgaagcttagaaagaaaaaaaaacgcactcgcgatgaaatgttctccgagctcatgctgtcctcccacactgacagagcacagacgaatgcgtggaggcaaataatgtcagagtgcaggaaagcacaaaatgaccgggaggagaggtggcgggctgaagagagtaagtggcgggctgaagagagtaagtggcgggctgaagacagggctgaagctcaaaggtggcggcagcgtgatgagaggaggcaggattcaatgctgaggctgctgcaggaccaaaccagtatgctccagtgtatggttgagctgcagcaaaggcagctggagcacagactgccactgcagcccctctgtaaccaaccgccctcctccccaagttccatagcctccacacccagacgcccaagaacgcggtgggggggcctccggccaaccagccactccaccacagaggattgcccaaaaaaaagaaggctgtcattcaataaattttaa